A region from the Eptesicus fuscus isolate TK198812 chromosome 1, DD_ASM_mEF_20220401, whole genome shotgun sequence genome encodes:
- the LOC103299129 gene encoding patched domain-containing protein 1-like produces MLDQHHTNLILKLHAAVTKIQVPRPGFNYTFAHICVMNNDKTCIVDDIVHVLEELKNVWATNQTNFAITYPIIHLKNGRAMYNGHQLGGVTVHSKDQVKSAEAVQLTYYLQSINSLNDMVAERSKSSFCNTVQLFQKSNSKIKIYPYTSSSMMEDFQKTSCVSERYLVTSLIMVVTMAILCCSMQECVRSKLGLVTIILVTLTAAGIINLTGGKYNSTFMGVPFVMLGNYCPSFFRFLLLVMVTGFLKGEEQPSNNFVSFSVSSFCLEVLGPIVKSPGGQQEAALSGRGARSPKS; encoded by the coding sequence gcCTGGTTTCAATTACACGTTTGCCCACATATGTGTCATGAATAATGATAAGACTTGCATCGTGGATGACATAGTGCATGTGCTGGAAGAGCTAAAGAATGTTTGGGCCACCAACCAGACCAATTTTGCTATCACATACCCGATCATTCACTTAAAAAACGGGAGGGCCATGTACAATGGGCACCAGCTTGGAGGTGTCACTGTGCACAGCAAGGACCAGGTGAAATCAGCAGAGGCCGTCCAGCTCACCTACTACCTGCAGTCAATCAACAGCCTCAACGACATGGTGGCTGAGAGGTCAAAGTCCAGCTTCTGCAACACTGTCCAACTATTCCAGAAATCCAACAGCAAAATCAAAATATACCCTTACACGTCCTCCTCGATGATGGAAGACTTCCAGAAGACCAGCTGCGTATCAGAACGTTACCTGGTCACCAGCCTGATCATGGTGGTCACCATGGCCATCCTCTGCTGCTCAATGCAGGAATGTGTCCGCAGCAAACTCGGCTTGGTGACCATAATCCTGGTCACTCTCACCGCAGCTGGGATCATCAATCTCACTGGTGGGAAATACAATTCCACCTTCATGGGTGTCCCTTTTGTCATGCTAGGTAATTACTGCCCTTCATTTTTCAGGTTCCTCCTGCTGGTAATGGTGACTGGGTTCCTAAAAGGCGAAGAGCAGCCATCTAAcaactttgtttcattttcagtGTCTTCCTTTTGCCTAGAAGTCCTGGGACCAATTGTAAAAAGTCCTGGTGGTCAGCAAGAAGCAGCCTTATCTGGTAGAGGTGCCAGAAGTCCAAAGTCATGA